One stretch of Gammaproteobacteria bacterium DNA includes these proteins:
- a CDS encoding nucleotide exchange factor GrpE has protein sequence MTEATLKEQLVERFRRYLDVGDIDLGESPSDAEAIDLYTLFTELAALKTEVKLESRQVKQALDVAGELIEGLRQNNHQLSTELSRRRQEEDETRQAAERPLLLAILELRDRLRATLVGLRVFKPGSIGKRKTKRFIASMDEGLEISLRRLDGVLHGYQVRAMDPVGKPVDPQTMTVTAIESRKDRDSGVVLEEVRQGFLRGEQVLRLAEVIVNKHETRT, from the coding sequence GTGACGGAAGCGACGCTTAAGGAACAACTCGTCGAGCGGTTTCGCCGATACCTCGACGTCGGCGACATCGATCTCGGTGAATCGCCGTCCGACGCCGAGGCCATCGATCTCTATACCCTGTTTACCGAACTGGCGGCCCTGAAGACCGAGGTGAAGCTGGAGTCGCGGCAGGTCAAACAGGCCCTGGATGTCGCCGGGGAGTTGATCGAGGGTCTGCGCCAGAACAATCACCAGCTCAGCACCGAACTCTCGCGCCGCCGCCAGGAGGAAGACGAGACACGGCAGGCCGCGGAGCGGCCGCTTTTGCTGGCTATCCTCGAGCTGCGGGACCGGTTGCGGGCGACGCTGGTCGGTCTGAGAGTTTTCAAACCGGGCTCGATCGGCAAACGCAAGACGAAGCGTTTTATCGCCAGCATGGACGAGGGTCTGGAAATCAGTCTGCGCCGTCTGGATGGCGTGCTGCACGGCTATCAGGTCCGGGCCATGGACCCGGTTGGGAAACCCGTGGATCCACAAACCATGACCGTGACCGCGATCGAGTCGCGCAAGGACCGGGATAGCGGCGTGGTCCTGGAGGAAGTCCGCCAGGGCTTCCTGCGCGGCGAGCAGGTACTGCGGCTGGCCGAAGTCATCGTCAACAAGCATGAAACCAGGACATGA
- a CDS encoding J domain-containing protein yields MQDPYLTLGVARDDATDEVIRQAYLTAIRRHPAEREPERFQAVCDAYETLKTKKSRLAYVLFNTDMPTPAEILEQLTESGQRSRPDIELFCEILGGAADKR; encoded by the coding sequence ATGCAAGATCCCTATCTGACGCTCGGCGTGGCGCGGGACGACGCCACCGACGAAGTCATCCGTCAGGCCTATCTGACCGCGATCCGGCGCCATCCCGCGGAACGCGAGCCCGAGCGGTTTCAAGCTGTCTGCGACGCCTACGAGACCCTCAAGACGAAGAAGTCGCGGCTCGCATATGTGCTGTTCAACACCGACATGCCGACCCCCGCAGAGATACTGGAGCAGTTGACCGAGAGCGGGCAGCGGAGTCGCCCCGACATCGAGCTGTTTTGTGAGATCCTTGGGGGCGCGGCGGACAAACGGTGA